In Saprospiraceae bacterium, one DNA window encodes the following:
- a CDS encoding alpha/beta hydrolase: MKLVVFSLLLLFAFSSTFGQNTEPIPNLLYENFVKAYDELDAEKLANLYTINAEALNLYDRSNPNSLKGKEDIKKYFAKFFQAIKDNNQKLQLTFKIIDRKKVGDNVLDNGFYRLEVLTPNKPSSFSFGKISTVLELQDGVWKFKTDATTNTDFIEYENAGHKTIPEREELLYPQYYDELLGDYVTETNQIIVIGRSQVRLYVYFEKTNEYRGLGKVNATTWTVGNAVRSDEVVQTFKFKDDKLEIYEKEKLIASATKKPFYINEKVTYLNIKGIKLGGTIFIPQKPSGKAIVLVHGSGQQDRNGYVSIIRLCADIFAREGITVLTYDKQGVGQSEGNSEYESFAELADDALGGLDYLKTRKDLRLTKIGLGGSSQAGWIIAKAIEKRKNDIGFALTIGAAGSGINVIDQNLYNTEVSMKCANIYAKTQIENALTQQRYFFDYLQNQSHAAKLDDFTKKIEKDTLIRDWLFPRSYQIDLNNRNQWFTALEINFNPLPIWKGFNKPTLMLFSEHDDSTPSKDVKSKVDNLQNKNIKTILLNNSQHIGLETNSVCRNDFADLTKFHKDFFANMKSWLKAL; this comes from the coding sequence ATGAAACTTGTTGTATTTAGTCTTTTATTATTGTTTGCATTTTCTTCCACTTTTGGACAAAATACCGAGCCTATTCCCAATTTGCTATATGAAAATTTTGTCAAGGCGTATGATGAGTTGGATGCAGAGAAACTCGCAAATCTGTACACAATCAATGCAGAAGCACTCAACCTATACGACAGAAGCAATCCGAACTCATTGAAAGGAAAGGAAGATATAAAAAAATATTTTGCTAAATTCTTTCAAGCTATTAAAGACAATAATCAGAAACTGCAACTCACATTTAAGATTATTGACAGAAAAAAAGTAGGTGATAATGTATTGGATAATGGATTTTACAGGCTTGAAGTATTAACACCCAATAAACCATCTTCATTTTCATTTGGCAAAATATCTACTGTCCTTGAACTGCAAGATGGTGTATGGAAGTTTAAAACGGATGCCACTACCAATACCGACTTTATAGAATATGAAAATGCGGGCCACAAAACCATACCCGAAAGGGAAGAATTGCTTTATCCGCAATATTATGATGAACTTTTGGGAGATTATGTCACTGAAACCAACCAAATCATCGTCATAGGTCGGTCGCAAGTTAGATTATATGTCTATTTTGAAAAAACCAATGAATATCGTGGCCTAGGCAAAGTAAATGCAACGACCTGGACTGTTGGGAATGCTGTCAGATCTGATGAAGTAGTACAAACATTTAAGTTTAAAGACGACAAACTAGAAATTTATGAAAAGGAAAAACTAATAGCATCAGCTACCAAAAAACCATTTTATATAAATGAAAAAGTGACTTATTTAAACATTAAGGGTATAAAATTGGGCGGTACTATATTTATTCCGCAAAAACCAAGTGGAAAGGCAATTGTATTGGTACACGGCTCGGGTCAACAAGACAGAAACGGATATGTATCTATCATAAGATTATGTGCTGATATTTTTGCAAGAGAAGGCATTACAGTTCTGACATACGATAAGCAAGGCGTCGGACAATCAGAAGGAAATAGCGAATATGAAAGTTTTGCTGAGTTGGCAGATGATGCTCTTGGTGGGCTTGACTATCTAAAGACTAGGAAGGATTTGAGATTAACTAAGATTGGCTTAGGAGGTAGTAGTCAAGCGGGATGGATCATCGCAAAAGCCATAGAAAAAAGGAAAAACGATATTGGTTTTGCTTTGACGATAGGTGCAGCAGGTAGTGGTATCAATGTGATAGATCAAAACTTATACAACACAGAAGTCTCAATGAAATGTGCAAATATTTACGCTAAAACCCAAATAGAAAATGCACTTACCCAACAGCGGTACTTTTTTGATTATTTACAAAATCAATCTCATGCTGCAAAATTGGACGATTTTACCAAGAAGATTGAAAAAGACACGCTTATCAGAGATTGGCTATTTCCTAGAAGTTATCAAATCGATTTGAACAATAGAAATCAATGGTTTACGGCATTGGAAATAAACTTTAATCCATTGCCCATTTGGAAAGGCTTTAACAAACCTACATTGATGCTATTTTCTGAACATGACGATTCTACACCATCCAAAGATGTAAAATCCAAAGTAGATAACTTACAAAATAAAAACATAAAAACTATTTTGCTAAACAATAGCCAACATATCGGCCTTGAGACCAATTCAGTGTGCAGGAATGACTTTGCAGACCTGACAAAATTTCATAAAGATTTTTTTGCAAACATGAAAAGTTGGCTGAAGGCACTTTAA
- a CDS encoding FAD-dependent oxidoreductase, with product MHITIIGAGVIGMTTAYYLTKAGHEVTIIEKSDGTNNCSFGNAGYISPSHFIPLASPGIVAQGLKWMLSSSSPFYIKPRLDTSLVKWGLKFYSNANEKTVAKNAPHLNNILQLSRKLTIDLNNDLNKGFSLETKGCFMLYKTEETGHHEAELAREAKKYGMEATVMSQSEIQKMEPAVTVDVIGGVYFPIDCHLHPLHDGVHHSMADLCRCKNFIST from the coding sequence ATGCACATTACCATAATCGGAGCCGGAGTCATAGGAATGACAACAGCATACTACCTCACTAAAGCAGGACATGAAGTGACCATTATCGAGAAAAGTGATGGCACTAACAATTGTTCGTTTGGAAATGCAGGATATATCTCTCCCAGTCATTTTATACCCTTGGCATCACCGGGGATAGTGGCTCAGGGGCTTAAATGGATGCTGAGTTCCTCCAGTCCTTTTTATATCAAGCCCAGGCTCGACACATCATTAGTAAAATGGGGACTAAAGTTTTACTCCAATGCCAACGAAAAAACTGTTGCAAAAAATGCTCCGCATCTCAATAATATCTTGCAACTATCCAGAAAACTGACTATCGATCTCAACAATGATCTTAATAAGGGTTTTTCATTGGAGACCAAAGGTTGCTTTATGTTGTACAAAACAGAAGAAACCGGCCACCACGAAGCCGAACTAGCCCGAGAAGCAAAAAAATACGGAATGGAAGCGACGGTGATGTCTCAGTCAGAAATACAAAAGATGGAACCGGCTGTCACGGTAGATGTAATTGGGGGCGTCTATTTTCCTATCGATTGTCATCTTCATCCATTACATGATGGCGTCCATCACTCAATGGCTGACCTATGCAGGTGTAAAAATTTTATATCAACATGA
- a CDS encoding S41 family peptidase produces MKKYILLFVFVIVTCNGLFAQDKSAFQINSASKNTLITNLCKTLNRNYVYPEKAKSMIEFLVQQNVKGIYDSLRNENELANRVTKDLRSIYGDKHLRIEYNPELEKEILEFLSSKKGSKKITSEDIEIDKKKNFHFRKVEILSSNIGYIELNGFAVPSQSTSKTIHAAMQLVANTDALIIDLRNNFGGNGKVTGEILGYFFSAKTLTGRSFNRIENKWTDEYVKNSNDLVLNMPIYLLTSHRTFSAAESFAYNLQNLKNAVIIGENTRGGAHLTRSFSLGNGFVGFIPFMRGENVITKTDWEGTGVIPIFKVEEEYSLAAAKTKILEAKLSKAKSDDEKRQINYLINYSKSKNTKFNPDLSVISSFVGEYEYFEVTLKDNQVHFMDKKNHKMPIKTKAITDTLYQIEDDYQIEFVMDEKGKCTAFKMYWDDGYEETILKNKK; encoded by the coding sequence ATGAAAAAGTACATCCTGTTATTCGTATTCGTAATCGTAACCTGCAATGGGTTATTTGCACAAGACAAATCTGCTTTTCAAATAAATTCGGCATCAAAAAATACTTTGATTACTAATCTTTGTAAAACATTGAATAGAAACTATGTCTATCCTGAAAAAGCAAAGTCAATGATTGAGTTTCTGGTGCAACAAAACGTAAAAGGCATTTATGATTCACTTAGAAATGAAAACGAATTGGCGAATAGGGTAACCAAAGACCTTCGCTCAATTTATGGTGATAAACATTTGCGGATAGAGTACAATCCAGAACTTGAAAAAGAAATTTTGGAATTTTTATCTTCTAAAAAAGGATCTAAAAAAATTACTTCCGAAGATATTGAAATTGATAAGAAAAAGAATTTTCATTTTAGAAAAGTAGAAATTCTCTCATCAAATATTGGCTACATAGAATTAAATGGATTTGCCGTTCCAAGTCAATCTACGAGTAAAACCATTCACGCTGCCATGCAATTGGTGGCAAATACTGATGCCTTAATAATTGATTTGAGGAATAATTTTGGTGGAAATGGGAAAGTAACGGGTGAAATTTTAGGTTATTTTTTTAGTGCAAAAACTTTGACAGGCAGGAGTTTTAATAGAATTGAAAATAAATGGACGGATGAATATGTAAAAAATAGCAATGACTTGGTTTTGAACATGCCTATCTATTTGCTAACAAGCCATAGAACTTTCTCTGCTGCTGAGTCATTTGCCTATAATTTACAAAATTTAAAAAATGCAGTAATAATTGGTGAAAACACAAGAGGTGGGGCTCATTTAACCAGAAGTTTTAGTTTGGGCAATGGTTTTGTTGGTTTTATCCCTTTTATGCGTGGAGAAAATGTGATAACCAAAACAGATTGGGAAGGAACGGGCGTAATTCCAATTTTTAAGGTAGAGGAAGAATACAGTTTGGCAGCTGCCAAAACGAAAATTTTAGAGGCAAAACTAAGTAAGGCAAAATCAGATGATGAAAAAAGGCAAATCAACTATTTAATTAATTATTCCAAATCAAAAAATACAAAGTTTAACCCTGATTTGTCAGTAATTTCATCTTTTGTAGGTGAATACGAATATTTTGAAGTTACACTCAAAGATAATCAGGTGCATTTTATGGATAAGAAAAACCATAAAATGCCAATAAAAACAAAGGCAATCACTGATACACTTTATCAAATAGAAGATGATTATCAGATTGAATTTGTAATGGATGAAAAAGGTAAATGCACTGCCTTCAAAATGTATTGGGACGATGGTTATGAAGAAACTATATTGAAAAACAAAAAATAA
- a CDS encoding serine hydrolase, with amino-acid sequence MNFINSFQSEWIKTKNSAVMWLTIAGALFVPVIITISRLVQHNQTLLVNSSQGAWMKIFNQNWQFMAVLLLPMGIILASSLLAQIEFRNNTWKQVYTTPQKISTIFWAKYAIVFFVLIQFFFLFNLGIYLSVVLPSFLLKDVPYPTDAFPYLEYIERSSYYFLWCLPIVALQYLLSLHIRNFIIPMGIGLALTVAALIAINNQYGYIMPYTYGGMKFLVADNRIDESINISKWALGYFLYFSLANYLIFFCKTQVTQSKYLRVKPLIFVLSVGLVLALFLLLSYNKNNNKKSFSSHNPEEIEQLIRQVENNLGAHDLDDNNDNPEWTLTERMKFHKVKGLSIAVIHNYKIEWAKGYGLANEEENVPVTTNTLFEPGSLSKSVNALALMHLVQNKKIDLFADINLYLHTWKFPYDQQYKGKTISLANLLSHTAGLSVRGFEGYRQGDSLPNMLQILDGQKPANSKAVRSIFEPNKKMEYSGGGTMISQLMMMDVAKSKYDNYMAEHILKPLQMTNSFYSQPIPESKKPIAATGYDSLGKVLPYKYPIMVEQAAAGLWTTPTDMCKFIIEIQKSLMGTSNKIINQKNTELMLTPYIDERSALGFFVDDIKGHKYFSHEAGNWGFSGAYYGSMKDGYGVAIFINSENDQIIKELGNNVIEVYNWGGFDKKEKRKTVVVQDNTSNQYLGAYEAKVEKRKLEIVKENNTLYLVTNKQKMKIYFVSNSEFVNMENPSIKTFQFENKKVRGLKIKFRHHETYFAKTR; translated from the coding sequence ATGAATTTTATAAATAGTTTTCAAAGTGAATGGATAAAAACCAAAAATAGTGCAGTAATGTGGTTGACTATTGCCGGTGCTTTATTTGTTCCCGTTATCATTACTATTAGTAGATTGGTACAACACAACCAAACCTTACTTGTCAATTCATCTCAAGGTGCCTGGATGAAAATATTCAATCAGAATTGGCAATTTATGGCAGTTTTGTTATTGCCGATGGGTATCATTTTAGCGAGTAGTTTACTTGCTCAAATTGAGTTTCGAAACAATACCTGGAAGCAGGTTTATACCACTCCACAAAAAATATCGACGATATTTTGGGCTAAATATGCCATCGTCTTTTTTGTGCTCATTCAATTTTTCTTTTTGTTCAATCTAGGTATTTACTTATCAGTCGTCTTGCCTTCATTTTTACTTAAGGATGTCCCTTATCCTACAGATGCCTTTCCTTATCTGGAATATATAGAACGAAGTTCATATTACTTTTTATGGTGTCTGCCTATTGTTGCCCTACAATACTTACTTAGTTTACATATTAGAAATTTTATTATCCCAATGGGTATTGGTTTGGCATTGACGGTGGCGGCACTCATTGCGATCAACAATCAGTATGGATATATTATGCCATACACATATGGAGGCATGAAGTTTCTTGTAGCGGACAACAGAATAGACGAAAGCATTAATATATCAAAATGGGCATTGGGGTATTTTTTATATTTTAGCTTGGCCAATTATTTGATTTTCTTTTGTAAAACGCAAGTCACACAATCTAAATATTTGCGAGTAAAACCATTGATTTTTGTTTTGTCTGTAGGATTAGTTTTAGCTTTGTTTTTACTACTCAGTTACAATAAAAATAACAATAAAAAATCTTTCTCAAGTCATAATCCCGAAGAGATAGAACAACTTATAAGACAGGTAGAAAATAATTTAGGTGCACATGACCTTGATGACAATAATGATAATCCTGAATGGACTCTCACTGAAAGAATGAAATTTCACAAAGTAAAAGGACTCAGTATCGCTGTTATACATAATTATAAAATAGAGTGGGCAAAAGGCTATGGCTTGGCCAATGAAGAAGAGAACGTACCTGTAACCACCAATACTTTATTTGAGCCAGGCTCTTTGAGCAAATCAGTAAATGCATTAGCTCTTATGCACCTGGTACAAAATAAAAAAATTGACTTATTTGCAGATATAAACCTATACTTACATACCTGGAAGTTTCCCTATGATCAACAATACAAGGGTAAAACTATCTCACTTGCAAATTTATTAAGTCATACCGCAGGCTTAAGTGTAAGAGGATTTGAAGGATATAGACAAGGAGATAGTTTACCGAACATGCTTCAAATATTAGATGGTCAAAAACCTGCAAATTCCAAAGCAGTAAGGTCTATCTTTGAGCCCAATAAAAAAATGGAATATTCTGGTGGTGGTACGATGATAAGTCAATTGATGATGATGGATGTTGCCAAAAGTAAATATGACAATTATATGGCTGAACATATTTTAAAACCACTACAAATGACTAACAGCTTTTACTCACAACCTATTCCGGAAAGTAAAAAACCAATAGCTGCTACAGGTTATGACAGTCTGGGTAAAGTCTTACCATATAAATATCCTATCATGGTAGAACAAGCAGCAGCTGGGCTTTGGACGACACCCACAGACATGTGTAAATTTATAATTGAGATTCAAAAATCTTTAATGGGTACTTCCAATAAAATCATTAATCAAAAAAACACAGAACTTATGTTGACACCATACATAGACGAAAGATCAGCATTAGGCTTTTTCGTAGACGATATCAAAGGGCACAAATATTTTAGTCACGAAGCAGGTAATTGGGGCTTTAGCGGTGCCTATTATGGCAGTATGAAGGATGGCTATGGCGTAGCAATTTTTATCAATTCTGAAAATGATCAAATTATTAAAGAACTAGGCAACAACGTGATTGAAGTGTATAATTGGGGTGGTTTTGATAAAAAGGAAAAAAGAAAAACTGTAGTTGTTCAAGATAACACATCAAATCAATATCTTGGTGCTTATGAAGCAAAAGTGGAAAAAAGAAAGCTCGAAATCGTGAAAGAAAACAACACTTTATACCTTGTAACTAATAAACAAAAAATGAAAATATATTTCGTAAGCAATAGTGAATTTGTAAATATGGAAAACCCGAGTATAAAAACATTCCAATTTGAAAACAAAAAGGTTAGAGGTTTAAAAATTAAATTCAGACATCATGAAACATACTTTGCAAAGACCAGATAA
- a CDS encoding DNA-processing protein DprA translates to MIQHHGGVITEFPSGTLPDRENFPMRNRIIAMSDVVVVIESKRKGGSIISAEFANDFNRDVFALPDLSMMNVRKDVTNSSSKIKRI, encoded by the coding sequence ATGATACAGCATCACGGAGGTGTCATCACAGAATTTCCATCAGGCACCCTTCCCGATAGAGAAAATTTCCCTATGCGCAACAGAATCATTGCCATGAGCGATGTTGTAGTAGTAATAGAGTCTAAACGAAAAGGCGGATCAATCATCTCAGCTGAATTTGCCAATGATTTTAACAGAGATGTTTTTGCACTGCCGGACCTGTCAATGATGAACGTTCGGAAGGATGTAACAAACTCATCAAGCAAAATAAAGCGCATCTGA
- a CDS encoding beta-lactamase family protein → MKSESIRKASSFGIFFIIMFYCQFSIAQEDLVKVQQFENSLLSNQQIKDSTKQLFNIEERMKFRKVPALSISVIKNGQIVLSKSYGNANITKNIKSDNNTLFHFASVSKTANALCIMKLVEEGKLSLTADFREYIKDGSFKENKYSKGQKITIANLLSHTAGINRDDGPSGDYSHDKPLPTIIQIVKGEKPALGDGAYCVTKLNEAYQYSNQAICILQKILHDNFDKDYNRLLTSTIFNPLQMSNSTFVLKLDATKQSNLACGYVFDYQVVPQWVFPCQAEGGLVSTSHDIAKMVIAIQNSLLGKDNALLKKETVDKMVNPQLESITYTGNLDLPYKNGLGLMLFEKGGRKYFTHTGSIDGYTSIFIGSIDGIDGAVITLNSSYAGIIPEVINSVATTFEWDKFVEFKYNHAIPTQPLPNSAFIGKYKLPSSKKEYSFSITQDKDHWYIQTINDGHAERLYFSSENNAFVLSRGYTLEFTKGNSIILKNNGEYSGEVIKTN, encoded by the coding sequence ATGAAATCAGAATCAATTCGAAAAGCATCATCCTTTGGGATATTTTTCATAATTATGTTTTACTGCCAATTTTCAATAGCTCAAGAAGATTTAGTAAAAGTACAGCAGTTTGAAAATAGTTTGTTAAGTAATCAACAGATTAAAGATAGTACTAAGCAATTATTCAATATTGAAGAGCGAATGAAATTCAGAAAAGTACCTGCTCTTTCAATATCTGTTATAAAGAATGGACAGATAGTACTATCCAAATCTTACGGCAATGCAAACATTACAAAAAATATAAAGTCCGATAACAACACTCTTTTTCACTTTGCATCGGTTAGTAAGACTGCGAATGCACTTTGCATCATGAAATTAGTGGAAGAAGGTAAGCTCTCACTTACAGCGGATTTTAGAGAATATATTAAAGACGGAAGTTTTAAAGAAAATAAATACTCCAAAGGACAAAAAATAACGATTGCCAATTTATTGAGTCACACAGCAGGGATCAATAGAGATGATGGACCTTCGGGAGATTATAGCCATGATAAGCCTTTGCCAACAATTATACAGATCGTAAAAGGGGAAAAACCGGCATTAGGAGATGGAGCTTACTGTGTGACCAAACTCAATGAAGCCTACCAATATTCCAATCAAGCGATCTGTATCTTGCAAAAAATACTTCATGATAATTTTGACAAAGATTATAATCGTCTCTTAACTAGTACGATTTTCAATCCTTTACAAATGAGCAATAGTACTTTTGTATTGAAATTGGATGCTACAAAACAATCTAATCTTGCATGTGGCTACGTCTTTGATTACCAAGTGGTTCCGCAATGGGTATTTCCATGCCAGGCTGAAGGTGGATTGGTCTCAACATCTCATGATATTGCAAAGATGGTAATTGCCATCCAAAATTCTTTGCTAGGAAAAGATAATGCTTTACTCAAGAAAGAAACAGTAGATAAAATGGTGAACCCACAGCTGGAATCGATCACTTATACCGGCAACCTTGATCTTCCATATAAAAATGGATTGGGTCTTATGCTTTTTGAAAAAGGTGGACGAAAATATTTTACACATACAGGAAGCATAGATGGATATACATCAATCTTCATAGGCAGTATAGACGGAATCGACGGAGCAGTCATCACTTTAAACTCATCGTATGCTGGTATCATACCCGAAGTGATCAATAGCGTTGCTACTACATTTGAATGGGACAAATTTGTAGAATTCAAATACAATCATGCTATACCAACACAACCATTACCAAATAGCGCTTTTATAGGGAAATATAAATTGCCATCATCAAAAAAGGAATACTCATTTTCAATAACCCAAGACAAAGATCATTGGTACATACAGACTATCAATGATGGCCACGCTGAACGACTTTATTTTTCTTCAGAAAATAATGCTTTTGTACTATCTAGAGGATACACGCTAGAGTTTACCAAAGGAAATAGTATTATCTTAAAAAACAACGGAGAATATTCTGGTGAAGTAATCAAAACTAATTGA
- a CDS encoding FAD-dependent oxidoreductase: MRSGISVESGQVKAVITDKGKITCDHLVVAVGSWLEILSAKLGISLLLQAGKGYSVTYNNRPYNLAHPSILVDARVAMTPLGNSLRVGGTMELTGINSDINMKRVKPIVDAANDYYPDLHLPEAQVEKVWSGLRPCSPDGLPYLGNSPHHQNVTIAGGHAMLGISLAAATGLLVKQIVQKEKTEIPVEAFRVER, from the coding sequence ATGAGGTCCGGGATTTCAGTAGAATCAGGACAAGTTAAAGCGGTAATAACCGATAAGGGCAAAATCACTTGCGATCATTTGGTAGTAGCAGTAGGTTCTTGGCTGGAAATATTGTCTGCTAAGCTTGGTATCAGTCTTTTGCTTCAAGCTGGAAAAGGATATAGTGTCACCTATAATAACAGGCCCTATAATTTGGCCCATCCTTCCATTTTAGTAGATGCGAGAGTAGCTATGACGCCACTAGGCAATTCACTTAGGGTAGGTGGTACTATGGAGCTGACAGGCATCAATAGCGATATCAATATGAAAAGGGTCAAACCTATAGTAGATGCGGCAAATGATTATTATCCTGATTTACACCTCCCGGAGGCACAAGTGGAAAAAGTATGGAGTGGACTTCGTCCTTGTTCGCCGGATGGATTACCGTATTTAGGCAACAGCCCGCATCATCAAAATGTAACTATTGCGGGTGGCCACGCCATGTTGGGCATATCATTGGCAGCAGCTACTGGATTATTGGTAAAACAAATTGTCCAGAAGGAAAAAACAGAAATTCCTGTTGAAGCTTTCAGAGTGGAAAGGTAA
- a CDS encoding MarR family transcriptional regulator: MKSLDQVIFYSIEKTIKMYRQFAQKSIKDAGFDITIDQWLVLKTIQEDATISQQQLAIKVFKDFASITRMIELLVKHGFLNRDFHQEDRRRFKLSLTEKGIQIIESLEPIISANRTKALVQISSVEVEQLQAILLKITTNIKSK; this comes from the coding sequence ATGAAAAGTTTAGACCAAGTAATATTTTATAGTATAGAAAAGACTATCAAAATGTACAGACAATTTGCTCAAAAAAGCATTAAAGATGCTGGTTTCGACATCACTATTGACCAATGGTTGGTGCTTAAAACAATCCAAGAAGATGCCACTATCAGTCAGCAACAGTTGGCAATAAAAGTATTTAAAGATTTTGCTTCAATCACAAGAATGATAGAGTTATTGGTAAAACATGGCTTTTTGAACAGAGATTTTCACCAAGAAGACAGGCGACGATTTAAACTATCACTAACCGAAAAAGGAATACAAATAATTGAATCTCTTGAACCAATTATTAGTGCCAACAGAACAAAGGCTTTGGTTCAAATATCAAGTGTTGAAGTTGAGCAATTACAGGCTATTCTTTTAAAAATAACAACTAATATTAAAAGTAAATAA
- a CDS encoding ATP-binding cassette domain-containing protein, with protein sequence MTYAIEINNLSHYFDNKQKVLNKINITVPESSIYGFLGPNGAGKTTSLRLMLGLLQKQDGKINIFGKSFDKNRIEILKQTGSLIEYPSIYGQLSAKQNLLVWQKIYQCPIQSIENVLNIVGLSDTGNKKATDFSLGMKQRLGLAIALLNNPRLLILDEPTNGLDPNGIIEIRDLLIHLNKERGITILISSHLLSEIEKLVTHIGLINKGNMLFEGTYHDLLITNKKTSGVMLQTSQNEKAMSILKNSYEVTMIDNKIQIAAYTDEEIGSIVQCIVQNDIRVYEVQRRDTDLEDIFMNYIN encoded by the coding sequence ATGACATACGCTATAGAAATAAATAATCTTAGCCACTATTTTGATAATAAACAAAAGGTGCTCAACAAAATCAATATCACAGTACCTGAAAGCAGTATTTACGGCTTCCTAGGTCCGAATGGTGCAGGTAAAACCACATCATTGCGATTGATGCTCGGATTGCTTCAAAAGCAAGATGGGAAAATTAATATTTTTGGAAAATCATTCGATAAAAATCGAATAGAAATATTAAAACAAACGGGTTCATTAATAGAATATCCTTCCATTTACGGTCAACTCTCTGCAAAACAAAACTTACTTGTTTGGCAAAAAATATACCAATGTCCAATCCAGAGTATAGAAAATGTGCTTAACATCGTAGGCTTATCAGACACAGGAAATAAAAAGGCTACAGACTTTTCGCTGGGAATGAAACAAAGATTAGGCCTAGCTATAGCCTTGCTAAATAATCCAAGACTTTTGATATTGGACGAACCAACCAACGGGCTTGATCCCAACGGCATCATCGAAATCAGAGATTTACTCATTCACCTAAATAAAGAACGAGGAATTACAATATTGATCTCAAGCCATTTATTGAGTGAAATTGAAAAATTAGTGACACATATCGGTCTTATTAATAAGGGAAATATGTTGTTTGAAGGTACCTATCATGATTTGCTTATCACCAATAAAAAAACAAGTGGTGTAATGCTTCAAACTTCACAAAATGAAAAGGCCATGTCGATTTTGAAAAACAGCTATGAGGTGACTATGATAGATAATAAGATACAGATTGCAGCATACACAGATGAAGAAATTGGGAGTATAGTGCAGTGCATCGTCCAAAACGACATCAGGGTCTATGAGGTGCAGAGAAGAGATACCGATCTGGAAGATATTTTTATGAATTACATCAATTGA
- a CDS encoding DNA-processing protein DprA: MEFIAKNDITLLSYLDKNYPKRMLQIESCPLILYYKGSAVLNHHRTVAIVGTRKPSDYGKSCVKK; encoded by the coding sequence ATGGAGTTCATTGCTAAAAATGACATAACTCTTTTATCTTACTTGGATAAGAACTATCCAAAACGTATGCTTCAAATCGAATCATGTCCATTGATATTGTATTATAAAGGCAGCGCAGTACTCAACCATCACCGGACAGTAGCCATTGTCGGTACCAGAAAGCCTTCAGACTACGGAAAGTCATGTGTGAAAAAATAG